The Candidatus Zixiibacteriota bacterium nucleotide sequence GTCTGATGAAACAACTTAATCCTTATCCTTCCAACTTCACAGAGATGTATGAGGTATCGCCTGCTGTGGGAAGGGCTAATATTGATGTGGAGGAGTTGACCCAGCCCATTAGAAGAGATTAAAGCTGCCAAGAAGCTTGACTTTGGCTTCGATTTTTTTATATGAAATTAGTGTATGAAAGAGAGAATAGAAAAAACAAGAAAGAAGAAATCATATGAAACGGATGTGGGCAAGCCAAAGCTTGCTCCATCGGCTCCTCCAACTAAAATCTTATCCGTAGAAGACATTGTAGCTCTACCTGAACTGGACATCAAGAAGCAAATCAAAAGGTTCATTAACCCGGAGATTCCTCCTGGTTTGGTCGACCAGCTAATGGAATTACAGCTAATTCCAACAGATCCAACTACGGGAGAGTTTTCAATAGAGCTTTTGAATTCGCTCGACAATCTAAGAAAATACCTTCCAGATCAAAAAACAATCGATTTCTGTCAGTTTGATGTGATGCCTATATACAGAGCGAAAGGAGATATAAAAACCATAGAGATTTTGAATAACTCTGAAAGAACGGTCGTCGAGTACCTGGCTGACCAGTTGGAAGATGAGCCTGGCTTAGAAATCTTTATGCGGTGTTGTCAAGAAAAGATTGATGACGCTGTATATGAGGTCAGAGGCAAACTTCAGTGGCGGTTAAAAGGGCTGGTTGCTTGGTATTATTTCAATTCTCTAAAGACTCCGAAAGTAGATGATTCTATGTTAAACCTGCCACTGAGCAAAAATTACGTTTTAAAAACTTGTGAGTGTGTCCATCCCCCAGATACGTATGAGGCTCTTCTTTGGGATTATATAGACTTAACCTACGGTTTGCTCATTCCTTCTGAAAGAATGTTCGAAAAGAAGTGGAGGTATCTAACTAAACTAAATCTATGCCCAAGAGATTGGCATACTGCCTATATGCTGAGAGACCATCAAGCATATTTTGAGTCTGCCCAACGATTGATTGACCGTGGAGTGCCACCGAGAGTCTTTAATGCCGTGTTGAGATACTATGTAAAGGAAATGTCGAAAGAGTGGAAGGTAAAGCAAGAAAAACTGAATCTACATTTCTTTATAATTGCTTTTCTTCTTAATAAGGACCATCCAAGCCTGTTCAAGTCATACCAGATCAAAGTTAGAAACTTCATATACAGGGAACTTGAGCCGAGTAGCACAGTGGAGAAGCTTCAAAAGGATTTAGCTGAGCTTGATAATAAGAAAAAAATCGTTAGGTCGGACTTCTGTCATCCAAACTCCTCAGAGGATGAGAAGGACTATGAGAGCATCCTTGAAAAAAAGATTAAGGACAAAGAACTCAGAATACAAGAGCTAAAACTTCAGAAGTCGGTCAACTCTTATCACTTTCAAAAACTTCTAAGTCAAGACCTATTCCTTGCCTCAGTCTTTTACTCTTATCTATTCAACGGGGAAAAGAATCTTCGGGACATTCTTCCAAGAGGTAGGCCTTCTAAAAAGGTAGAAGGGAAGATAATTCTTTATCTTACAAAGAAACTTAAAGAGAGGGATATAAAGAAGCGAGATAGTAAGATCGGTTGGCTCTTATACTACTTGACCGGGCGAAAAGAATATTTATATGAGCCACGGGAAAGTCCTTTGCCTGGTCTTGTAGCCAAGGCAAAGAAACCCATTAAGCACCTTCGTCACGCATACAAGAGGCGTTCTACCTAATTACACCCCCAGAAAAATCATAACTCACACATATAATAGCTTCTCTTAATAATAGGTAGTAGTGACCTCCCTATGTAAGGTCACTACACCCCTCAGACCTAATCCTTCCCAAAAAGGTCGAAAAAATAGTTCAAAAGAGTTTATACCAAAGGTATTTTTTCCACTGGATATACCATTGACAGAGGGAAAAATATGAAAGACAAGAAAATATTCTCAACCTCAGAACTTGCCTTATCTGCTTTTCTAATTCTTAATCGCTTTGAGCTATCTGACATTGAAAAAGACAGGGAAGGACGAGCCACTTTCCATCTCAATGATAAACCTGAAAGACCAGAGCTGGTGCTAAAATACTTTGGAAAGGATACCACAGTTGAGCCTCTATCCTTTTTAGAGGAAATAAGGAATTTGAAGGCCTTGACTAAAAATTAAGCTCTTTTCACCAAAAGAGGAAAAGAATGAGAAGATCAGAGGAATCCCAGACGAGATTCGACCTTGAGGAGATAAAGGCAAGAGTGTCGATTCAGGATATTTTAGCTGAGCAGGGAATTTCTCTCAAGAAAAACAGATGTTGCTGTCCTTTGCACGGCGGAAAAAATCCCTCGAGTTTTTGTGTAAATAATGGATTTTTTTATTGTCACTCTTGTGGAAAAGGGGGAAATATTTTCACACTTGTCCAGAAGCTCTATAACCTGGATTTTAGAGACGCAGTTACCTATCTAAGTTCAAAAGCAGGGATCGTCCTTCCTGAAAGTCAAGCACCCT carries:
- a CDS encoding CHC2 zinc finger domain-containing protein, with amino-acid sequence MRRSEESQTRFDLEEIKARVSIQDILAEQGISLKKNRCCCPLHGGKNPSSFCVNNGFFYCHSCGKGGNIFTLVQKLYNLDFRDAVTYLSSKAGIVLPESQAPLIIQRTYREISIEQDYDKTVDEAILLLEEIWTKLLKELDAALREHRINLSEYYQRQQILEVRLNSLDEFSIYRNFQKHMRRKDERRVK
- a CDS encoding DUF5659 domain-containing protein, which produces MKDKKIFSTSELALSAFLILNRFELSDIEKDREGRATFHLNDKPERPELVLKYFGKDTTVEPLSFLEEIRNLKALTKN